A window from Cryptomeria japonica chromosome 1, Sugi_1.0, whole genome shotgun sequence encodes these proteins:
- the LOC131062509 gene encoding 3-dehydrosphinganine reductase TSC10A, with amino-acid sequence MKIRSAWLQSLEDKHVLITGGSTGIGLAIAKEALSQGAFVTLLARSSTKLEKAEEDLVKDGAAKHKILTKVADVGVYETLAKAIKESFEWRAVDVLVCNAAVAKIVVLDEGRIEDLHAIIQTNLTGVVNTVHVGIPMMKKRSPETPMSIVLINSLSALYPYYGNSVYTATKYGLKGLGETLRLELMPYSIRICIACPGFVETPMLDDCGMEDDKDTFQIIKDSSFYDRSRAETPEYVAKYTLEGTKNGTFLVTSQFTGFALSTLSRGSMPADSFGRALVELILFIPIRLFSFMAACYIYYVIEHRSKKKH; translated from the exons ATGAAGATCAGATCAGCATGGCTGCAATCTCTGGAGGACAAGCATGTCCTGATAACAGGTGGATCAACTGGGATTGGTCTTGCCATTGCAAAAGAGGCTCTCTCTCAAGGAGCATTCGTTACCCTTTTAGCCAGAAGCTCCACTAAATTGGAGAAAGCAGAAGAAGATCTTGTCAAAGATGGTGCTGCCAAACATAAAATATTGACCAAG GTTGCAGATGTGGGTGTTTATGAAACTTTGGCAAAGGCAATAAAGGAGTCTTTTGAATGGAGGGCAGTTGATGTGCTGGTGTGCAATGCAGCTGTGGCAAAAATTGTAGTTTTGGATGAGGGCAGGATTGAAGATCTGCATGCCATCATTCAGACTAACTTGACAGGGGTTGTCAACACTGTGCATGTTgggattccaatgatgaagaagaggagTCCCGAAACACCCATGTCAATTGTTCTCATAAATTCTCTGTCAGCACTG TACCCTTATTATGGTAACTCTGTGTATACTGCAACCAAATATGGTCTAAAAGGACTTGGAGAAACTCTCAGGCTTGAATTGATGCCTTACAGCATCAGAATTTGTATAGCCTGTCCAGGATTTGTGGAGACTCCCATGCTTGATGACT GTGGCATGGAAGATGACAAAGATACATTTCAAATTATTAAGGACTCAAGTTTCTATGATCGAAGCCGAGCAGAGACACCAGAGTATGTTGCAAAATATACATTAGAAGGAACAAAGAATGGAACATTTCTTGTCACAAGCCAATTCACTGGCTTTGCATTATCGACATTATCTCGTGGATCCATGCCTGCAGACTCATTTGGAAGGGCTTTGGTTGAATTGATATTATTTATTCCAATAAGACTCTTTAGCTTCATGGCTGCTTGTTATATCTATTATGTTATAGAACATAGAAGTAAGAAGAAACATTAG